The region CCCGCGTACGCCGTCACGTCGACGGAGACCGCGCCTCCGCTCGCCCCGGACGCCGCGCCGGGACGCGCTCGCCGCCGGCGCACCACTCTCTTCCTCGTGGGCGGGGTGACCGCGCTCGCCCTGTGCATCGGTGGCGGGGGAGTCGCCCTCGGGGTGGGTATCGCGGCCGCCGACAATGTCGCCGCCATCTCCGCGCTCGAGCAGAGGGCGTCCGACACCTACGGTTCGGCGCAGAGCGGGACCTTCCAGCCGACGTCGCCGTTCGGCGGCAGTTCGGGAACCGGCACCGGTACCGGTACCGCCACGAGCACCAGTACCACCGCCACGGCCGCGACCGACGCGCAGAAGCTCGGTGTGGTCACCATTCTCTCCGACCTCTACTACAGCGAGACCTCGCAGGCCGCCGGTACCGGCATCGTGCTCACCTCGAGCGGGCAGATCCTCACCAACAACCACGTGGTCGAGGGTGCGACGAGCATCGAGGTCACGGTCGAGTCGACGGGCGAGACGTACCGGGCCGAGGTGGTCGGTACGGATGCCACGGACGATATCGCCGTGCTGCAGCTGGAGACGTCGTCGGGTAAAGCGGTGTCGGGGCTGACCGCGGCGTCGCTCGACGACGACACCCTCGCGTTCGGCGACGCGATCACGTCGGTCGGCAACGCGGAAGGGATGGGCGACCTCGTGGCTGCCGCGGGCACGGTGACAGCGCTGGACGAGAACATCACCGTCGGCAACGAGGGCACCGGGACATCCGAAAGCCTGACCGGTCTGATCCAGATCGACGCCGACGTCGTCTCCGGCGATTCGGGCGGGCC is a window of Conyzicola nivalis DNA encoding:
- a CDS encoding S1C family serine protease encodes the protein MEENTAPVVPAYAVTSTETAPPLAPDAAPGRARRRRTTLFLVGGVTALALCIGGGGVALGVGIAAADNVAAISALEQRASDTYGSAQSGTFQPTSPFGGSSGTGTGTGTATSTSTTATAATDAQKLGVVTILSDLYYSETSQAAGTGIVLTSSGQILTNNHVVEGATSIEVTVESTGETYRAEVVGTDATDDIAVLQLETSSGKAVSGLTAASLDDDTLAFGDAITSVGNAEGMGDLVAAAGTVTALDENITVGNEGTGTSESLTGLIQIDADVVSGDSGGPLVDAEGEVAGVVTAASSGTADITGFAIPIATAMTIAEQILAGDESGNVSIGAPAFLGVQLATTQGTAGVTLGGAIAGTPAASAGLVAGDVITDMDGVTITATDTLSASDVLSAAIAAHEVGDSVTLGYTTAAGVASTVVVTLMAGPAA